A genomic stretch from Candidatus Zixiibacteriota bacterium includes:
- a CDS encoding VWA domain-containing protein has protein sequence MIEQLLNIDFARPTFLWFLAALPLLWLRLRQRSLAVIVLRSVVVTLLVLTLADPQISRQQTKETREERMFAFDVSASIPAEMRTWMAREAAARFPPRSGDRVFLFGGMPVEADDWAERLQARNSAGEPTQPDKTNLQRLFETIVSLRTGPRDLYLFTDGWETEGDVRRLLPRVAAAGVRVFPIVPVTSLAVSNVAVSRLIAPSHGESGDNVSLKVVLENQGNGNVEGTLTLSRNDHTIKTERIQLGPGSRLFRYEVALPEGGALATFRATFTPSRGGSDAIASDNQAHALVAVRSKAKVLLLNGRPGGGRYLEELLKRQGFEVHSRSATQAPPSPEGYNVVIFNNVERERFPASYLAAVERHVASGNSFVMLGSEWSFGPGGYRGTPVETILPVELKEPKKEEHNRAVVLVIDKSGSMREDNRILFAQEAAKAVANQLKDNDLLGVIGFDVSPFVVVPVDAVGRLRGRFAAQVDRLKPGGQTYFFPALVEAKRQLEKLNAGRKHVILLSDGETRGSQGELIDLVSVMKSEMKITVSAIAIGPEADIRIMKRISQYGGGLFHHTADPSSLPRIALQQLQEKGDEEPPAERDWMPVQEKGSEILAGFSGAYPPIRGQIETELKKGASLDLSTPRNGRKLPLMASWRYGKGKSVALTMDMEGRWSRNWIPWGGLTGFWGKILGWLQPPVETVPPHEARINVVQDRAVLDLYVYDEASLESRFSFVVNGKGVRTDGSLKRVAPGHYQTQLPLRSRGDYRIDIAEERRGMRRIYPPIGYTLPYDLLHELPRNQPNLPLLTELAEATGGELNPSKAPRRAEAAVIHSYQPLRSPLIAAVFALFLLEVAVRRLIYAEN, from the coding sequence CGTCTCCGCAAGCATTCCCGCCGAGATGCGAACCTGGATGGCACGCGAGGCTGCGGCGCGATTCCCGCCACGCTCCGGCGATCGGGTCTTTCTCTTCGGCGGGATGCCGGTCGAGGCGGACGACTGGGCCGAGCGGCTGCAAGCCCGGAACAGCGCCGGAGAGCCCACCCAGCCCGATAAAACCAACCTCCAAAGGCTCTTCGAGACGATTGTTTCGCTTCGCACCGGGCCGCGCGACCTCTACCTGTTCACCGACGGCTGGGAAACCGAGGGCGACGTAAGGCGGCTTCTGCCCCGTGTCGCGGCCGCCGGAGTGAGGGTTTTTCCCATCGTTCCGGTGACCTCGTTGGCGGTCTCCAACGTCGCCGTCTCGAGACTCATCGCACCGAGCCACGGCGAGAGCGGCGATAATGTGAGCCTGAAAGTCGTTCTGGAGAACCAGGGCAACGGCAACGTCGAGGGAACGTTGACGCTCTCCAGGAACGACCACACGATCAAGACCGAAAGGATCCAGCTCGGACCCGGCAGCCGCCTTTTCCGTTACGAGGTCGCATTGCCGGAAGGAGGCGCCTTGGCGACCTTTCGCGCAACATTCACACCGAGCCGCGGCGGCTCCGACGCCATTGCTTCCGATAACCAGGCCCACGCGCTTGTTGCCGTCCGCTCCAAGGCAAAGGTCCTTTTGCTCAACGGCCGACCGGGAGGGGGGCGCTACCTGGAAGAGCTCCTCAAGCGCCAGGGTTTCGAGGTGCACTCCCGTTCGGCGACCCAAGCTCCTCCCTCCCCTGAGGGTTACAACGTCGTCATCTTCAACAACGTCGAGCGCGAGCGATTCCCGGCGTCTTATCTCGCGGCCGTGGAACGCCACGTGGCCTCAGGCAACTCCTTCGTGATGCTCGGGAGCGAGTGGAGCTTTGGTCCGGGTGGATACCGGGGTACCCCGGTCGAGACCATCCTGCCGGTGGAGCTGAAAGAGCCCAAAAAGGAAGAGCACAACCGGGCCGTGGTTCTCGTGATCGACAAATCCGGGAGCATGCGCGAGGACAACCGGATCCTTTTCGCCCAGGAAGCCGCCAAGGCGGTGGCCAATCAGCTCAAGGACAACGATCTCCTGGGCGTCATCGGCTTCGATGTTTCTCCTTTCGTGGTTGTTCCGGTCGATGCCGTGGGGCGGCTGAGGGGCCGCTTCGCCGCGCAGGTCGACCGGCTCAAGCCCGGAGGCCAGACCTACTTTTTCCCGGCCCTGGTCGAGGCGAAGCGGCAGCTCGAGAAGCTCAACGCCGGCCGGAAGCACGTCATTCTCCTGAGCGACGGCGAGACCCGCGGCAGCCAGGGAGAGCTGATTGACCTGGTGAGCGTGATGAAATCGGAAATGAAAATAACCGTTTCGGCCATCGCTATTGGTCCGGAAGCCGACATCCGCATCATGAAGCGGATCAGCCAGTATGGCGGCGGCCTGTTCCACCATACGGCCGATCCGTCGTCCCTCCCGCGCATCGCCCTGCAGCAACTCCAGGAAAAGGGAGACGAAGAGCCGCCGGCGGAGCGCGACTGGATGCCCGTCCAGGAAAAAGGGTCGGAAATCCTCGCCGGGTTCTCCGGGGCCTATCCGCCGATCCGGGGCCAGATCGAAACCGAGCTCAAGAAAGGAGCCAGCCTGGACCTTTCCACGCCGCGCAACGGCCGCAAGCTGCCCCTCATGGCCTCGTGGCGCTACGGAAAAGGAAAGTCGGTAGCCCTCACGATGGACATGGAAGGGCGTTGGAGCCGGAACTGGATCCCATGGGGGGGCTTGACCGGGTTCTGGGGAAAAATCCTGGGGTGGTTGCAGCCGCCGGTAGAAACGGTACCGCCCCATGAAGCCAGGATCAATGTGGTCCAAGACCGCGCCGTTCTGGACCTTTACGTCTATGACGAGGCCAGCCTCGAGAGCCGGTTCAGCTTCGTTGTCAACGGAAAAGGAGTGAGAACCGACGGAAGCCTCAAAAGAGTGGCTCCAGGCCACTACCAGACCCAACTGCCTCTGCGGTCACGGGGAGATTATCGCATAGATATCGCCGAGGAGCGCCGAGGCATGCGGCGGATCTATCCGCCGATCGGGTACACGCTGCCCTACGATCTCCTTCACGAATTGCCTAGAAATCAGCCGAACTTACCCTTGCTCACCGAGCTTGCCGAGGCCACAGGCGGAGAACTCAACCCCTCCAAAGCTCCCCGCCGCGCCGAGGCCGCCGTAATCCACAGCTACCAGCCGCTGCGCTCACCGCTGATTGCCGCCGTATTCGCGCTGTTTCTGCTCGAGGTCGCCGTCCGGCGGCTAATCTACGCCGAAAACTGA
- a CDS encoding peptidoglycan DD-metalloendopeptidase family protein, producing MEPREHVTYRTRPGENLINVLNRFQLSKGEKLTWTRSIKRDLSTRPLPPGREIHFFFGRRKAPSQRSGNLSLKALELDYDDAWTFTWEKDPKGILFQKREKPYDVEVHTASAVIDSTLYDSGQRAGIQPALLSQLADIFAWDVNLERDIGYGDSFKIVYEKRSRRGQETAPSLRILAAELINAGRKLTAIYFERQKGIGGYFNEEGRSLARAFLRFPLEFTSITSHFTGSRFHPVLRINAPHTGVDFAARRGTPVRAVGDGVVTAAKRNGAYGKLVEIRHESAYTTRYAHLDRFAYGIRDGVTVRKGDIIGYVGSTGRSTGPHLHFELYKDGQYVDPLSVDFPADDAIEPALQRRFEQHKQLLLVQLPSDTPS from the coding sequence TTGGAGCCAAGAGAGCACGTCACCTATCGGACCCGGCCGGGCGAAAACCTGATAAATGTTCTAAATCGTTTCCAGCTCTCCAAGGGTGAAAAGCTTACCTGGACGCGCTCGATCAAACGCGACCTCTCGACCAGACCTCTTCCCCCCGGGCGTGAGATTCATTTCTTTTTCGGCAGGCGAAAGGCCCCCTCGCAGCGGTCGGGCAACCTCTCCCTGAAGGCGCTGGAGCTCGATTACGACGATGCCTGGACCTTTACCTGGGAGAAAGACCCTAAGGGAATTCTTTTCCAAAAACGGGAAAAACCTTACGATGTCGAGGTCCACACCGCTTCGGCCGTAATCGACTCGACGCTTTACGATTCCGGCCAGCGGGCAGGCATCCAGCCGGCTCTGCTCTCGCAGCTCGCCGACATCTTTGCCTGGGACGTCAACCTTGAACGTGACATTGGTTACGGTGACAGCTTCAAGATTGTTTACGAGAAGCGAAGCCGCCGCGGACAGGAGACCGCGCCGTCCTTGCGTATCCTCGCGGCTGAGCTCATCAATGCCGGGCGGAAGCTGACAGCCATCTATTTTGAGCGGCAGAAAGGAATCGGGGGATACTTCAACGAGGAGGGCAGGAGCCTCGCGCGCGCCTTTCTCCGCTTTCCCCTGGAGTTCACCAGCATCACCTCTCATTTCACCGGCTCCCGATTTCATCCGGTTCTCAGAATCAATGCTCCGCATACCGGCGTCGATTTCGCCGCGCGCCGGGGCACCCCGGTGAGGGCCGTGGGAGACGGGGTTGTTACGGCGGCCAAACGTAACGGAGCCTACGGCAAGCTGGTCGAGATCCGGCATGAATCGGCCTACACCACGAGGTATGCCCACCTGGATCGCTTCGCCTACGGCATCCGGGACGGCGTCACGGTGAGAAAAGGCGACATCATCGGCTATGTCGGCTCGACCGGCCGGAGCACGGGTCCCCATTTGCATTTCGAGCTCTACAAGGACGGCCAGTACGTCGATCCGCTGAGCGTCGACTTTCCGGCCGACGATGCGATCGAGCCGGCCCTCCAGCGTCGCTTCGAGCAGCACAAGCAGCTTCTCCTGGTACAGCTCCCGAGCGACACGCCCTCCTGA
- a CDS encoding competence/damage-inducible protein A: MPTKAVIISSGDELTTGRVVDTNSAVIAERLTADGFQIAAVIKVGDSREQLLWALQQARAMADVVIGTGGLGPTADDLTAAVVAEFIGRGLWRDETVVDQLKARFAARGLPWTENNLKQALFPEGATVIPNPVGTAPGFRVDLAPGKPLVWLPGVPHEMTVMLEQSVLPWLRERSGAPGRIESCTFKLYGLTESRLDDLVSPLPLGEKATLSFRAHFPDLSLRLTVRDGANGFFEQLRDRIRELLRDYIYAEGDLTLEEVVGGLLLRRRDTLALAESCTGGLISHRITRVAGSSAYFRGSVVAYANEAKHRFLGVRAPTLEKFGAVSRETALEMSQGARERFGATTALGVTGIAGPTGGSAEKPVGTVWIALSHAGGDEARCFQFHGGRERIVQAASQAALNWLRLALQAQAKERP; encoded by the coding sequence ATGCCCACGAAAGCTGTTATCATCAGCAGCGGGGACGAGCTCACCACCGGGAGAGTCGTCGACACGAATTCCGCAGTCATTGCGGAGCGTCTCACCGCCGACGGATTCCAGATCGCTGCGGTCATCAAGGTCGGCGATAGCCGCGAGCAGCTGCTCTGGGCTTTGCAGCAGGCCCGCGCCATGGCCGATGTCGTGATCGGGACCGGAGGTCTTGGGCCGACCGCAGACGACCTCACCGCAGCGGTGGTCGCGGAGTTTATCGGCCGCGGCCTCTGGCGCGACGAAACCGTCGTCGACCAGCTCAAAGCCCGATTTGCCGCGCGCGGGCTCCCCTGGACCGAAAACAACCTCAAACAGGCCCTGTTCCCCGAGGGAGCGACGGTCATACCGAACCCGGTCGGCACGGCTCCCGGATTTCGCGTCGACCTCGCCCCCGGAAAACCGCTCGTCTGGCTGCCCGGCGTGCCGCACGAGATGACCGTGATGCTGGAGCAGTCGGTCCTTCCGTGGCTCCGGGAGCGTAGCGGAGCGCCCGGCCGGATCGAAAGTTGCACGTTCAAGCTTTACGGGCTCACGGAGTCTCGTCTCGACGATCTCGTCTCTCCCTTGCCGCTGGGCGAGAAGGCGACCTTGTCGTTTCGGGCCCACTTTCCGGACCTGTCTTTGAGGCTTACCGTGCGCGACGGGGCCAACGGCTTTTTCGAGCAGCTGCGCGACCGCATCCGCGAGCTGTTGCGCGACTACATCTACGCCGAAGGCGATCTTACGCTCGAGGAGGTCGTTGGCGGCCTGTTGCTTCGCCGGCGGGACACCCTGGCTCTTGCCGAGTCGTGTACGGGAGGTTTGATCAGCCATCGGATCACGCGTGTAGCCGGGAGCTCGGCATATTTTCGAGGCTCCGTGGTCGCTTATGCCAATGAGGCCAAGCACCGCTTTCTGGGGGTTCGCGCGCCCACGCTGGAAAAGTTCGGGGCCGTGAGCCGCGAAACCGCGCTGGAGATGTCGCAGGGAGCCCGTGAACGGTTCGGAGCGACGACCGCTCTCGGCGTCACCGGCATCGCCGGGCCGACCGGCGGAAGCGCGGAGAAGCCCGTCGGCACCGTCTGGATCGCCTTGTCCCACGCCGGCGGAGACGAAGCCCGGTGCTTTCAATTTCACGGCGGACGAGAGCGGATCGTCCAGGCTGCCTCGCAGGCAGCGCTCAACTGGCTCCGACTGGCGCTGCAGGCGCAAGCGAAAGAGCGACCGTGA
- the thpR gene encoding RNA 2',3'-cyclic phosphodiesterase, whose translation MIRAFVGIRLDGRVVRAIAAAIEELKPKLHGIRWVAPEAFHLTLKFLGPISEEKIEPISSALGRSAKLFSRFTINAKGLGVFPETGRPRVLWVGLEARGLEALASRVESELEPLGFDREKRSFTPHLTVGRWRRPEGGLAALRTELERWRSREFGVSTVEDIVLFQSVLTRSGAVYTPIRIFELNGEVE comes from the coding sequence GTGATTCGTGCTTTCGTGGGCATCAGGCTTGACGGCCGGGTGGTCCGAGCTATTGCCGCTGCGATCGAGGAGCTCAAACCTAAGCTGCACGGGATCCGTTGGGTCGCTCCTGAAGCTTTCCACTTGACTTTGAAATTCCTCGGTCCTATCAGCGAGGAGAAGATCGAGCCGATCTCATCGGCGCTCGGCCGCTCGGCAAAGCTCTTTTCGCGCTTCACCATAAATGCTAAAGGTCTAGGGGTATTTCCCGAGACCGGACGGCCGCGAGTGCTCTGGGTCGGGCTCGAAGCTCGCGGATTGGAGGCACTGGCCTCGCGAGTGGAAAGCGAGCTGGAGCCGTTGGGCTTCGACCGGGAGAAGCGGTCCTTCACGCCCCACCTCACGGTGGGCCGCTGGCGCCGTCCGGAAGGCGGGTTGGCAGCGCTGCGAACCGAGCTGGAGCGCTGGCGCAGCCGCGAGTTCGGCGTATCGACGGTCGAGGACATCGTTCTCTTTCAGAGCGTGCTCACTCGCAGCGGCGCAGTTTACACCCCGATCAGGATTTTCGAACTCAACGGCGAGGTCGAGTGA
- the recA gene encoding recombinase RecA — protein sequence MDVNREKAIDLAVSQIERQFGKGAIMKLGEAGALKDIPVIPTGSLGLDIALGIGGVPRGRVVEIYGPESSGKTTLALHIVAEAQKQGGMGAYIDAEHALDLGYAKKLGVKTDDLLISQPDHGEQALEIAETLVRSGAIDVLVIDSVAALVPKAEIEGEMGDAHMGLQARLMSQALRKLTATISRSQTVVVFINQIRMKIGVMFGNPETTTGGNALKFYASVRMDIRRTGALKDGDNIVGGRARVKIVKNKVAPPFKEAEFDILYGTGISRDGEIIDLGSEMGIVEKSGAWYSFGGERIAQGREAARQFLREHPQIAAQIAGKIMEKAGLKRGTAESPSTGDKKEKAKPR from the coding sequence ATGGACGTGAACAGGGAAAAAGCCATCGATCTCGCGGTCAGCCAGATCGAACGGCAGTTCGGCAAAGGCGCCATCATGAAGCTCGGGGAGGCCGGCGCCCTGAAAGACATTCCGGTCATCCCGACGGGCTCGCTCGGCCTCGATATCGCCCTCGGTATCGGCGGCGTGCCGCGGGGCCGCGTGGTGGAGATCTACGGTCCGGAATCCTCGGGAAAGACCACGCTCGCCCTCCATATCGTCGCCGAAGCCCAGAAGCAGGGAGGCATGGGCGCCTACATCGACGCCGAGCATGCCCTTGACCTGGGTTACGCCAAGAAGCTCGGCGTCAAGACCGACGATCTCCTCATCTCCCAGCCCGACCACGGAGAGCAGGCCTTGGAGATCGCCGAAACCCTCGTGCGCAGCGGGGCGATCGACGTTCTGGTCATCGACTCGGTCGCCGCGCTGGTGCCCAAGGCCGAGATCGAGGGGGAGATGGGCGACGCACACATGGGCCTGCAGGCCCGGCTGATGTCGCAGGCGTTGAGGAAATTGACCGCGACGATCTCGCGCTCGCAGACAGTCGTCGTGTTCATCAACCAGATCCGGATGAAGATCGGCGTCATGTTCGGCAACCCGGAAACCACCACGGGAGGAAACGCCCTGAAGTTCTACGCCTCGGTGCGAATGGACATTCGCCGGACCGGTGCGCTCAAGGACGGTGACAACATCGTCGGCGGTCGTGCCCGGGTCAAGATCGTCAAGAACAAGGTCGCGCCGCCGTTCAAGGAGGCCGAATTCGACATCCTGTACGGGACGGGGATCTCCCGCGACGGCGAGATCATCGATCTCGGCAGCGAGATGGGAATCGTGGAGAAAAGCGGCGCCTGGTATTCCTTCGGCGGAGAGCGGATCGCCCAGGGGCGCGAGGCGGCCAGGCAGTTTCTTCGTGAGCATCCGCAGATCGCCGCGCAAATCGCCGGGAAGATCATGGAAAAGGCGGGGCTGAAGCGGGGGACCGCCGAGTCTCCCTCGACCGGGGACAAGAAGGAAAAAGCCAAGCCGCGATAA
- a CDS encoding regulatory protein RecX produces MRKGFRGRIVDAVLEKLRSLNYLNDREFAREWARARAESRGLGRGRIEEELRAKGIDPELISEVMREVFAQADEHSRARSLLEKRFKTLDTADPGIVRRAAAFLKRRGYSDSVISDLLSRGIEGC; encoded by the coding sequence CTGCGGAAGGGGTTCCGCGGGCGCATCGTCGACGCCGTACTGGAAAAGCTTCGCTCGTTGAATTACCTTAATGACAGGGAATTCGCGAGGGAATGGGCCCGGGCCCGGGCCGAAAGCCGGGGGCTCGGCCGCGGGCGAATCGAGGAGGAGCTGAGGGCCAAAGGGATCGACCCCGAGCTGATCTCGGAGGTGATGCGGGAGGTGTTCGCGCAAGCGGACGAGCACAGCCGGGCGAGGTCGTTGCTGGAAAAACGCTTCAAGACCCTCGACACCGCCGATCCCGGGATCGTGCGGCGCGCCGCCGCCTTTCTCAAGCGGCGAGGATACAGCGACAGCGTGATCTCGGATCTGCTGTCGCGCGGGATCGAGGGTTGCTGA
- the alaS gene encoding alanine--tRNA ligase gives MTGNEVRKSFLSHFARLGHTIVPSASLVPEKDPTLLFTNAGMVQFKNVFLGLEKLPYVRAANSQKCLRISGKHNDLEAVGRDTYHHTFFEMLGNWSFGDYYKPEAIEWAWQLLTREWGLPVDRLWATVYLEDDEAERLWLRISGLPPERVRRFGEKDNFWEMGETGPCGPCSEIHLDRGPEACDRKERAGHVCQLNGDCARYIELWNLVFIQYNRGEDGRLSELPAKHVDTGMGLERITAVLQHVLSNYDVDFLRELIAAAERVSGRRYGVDPVADVSFRVIADHTRAVSFLVADGVLPSNEGRGYVLRRLLRRAARHGRLIGLDEPFLYRIVPSLVEVMGEAYPELRSEQARIQEVLRSEEERFAETLEKGLALLDEAVAALKRDNRKTLPGEVAFRLYDTYGFPLDLTEDILRAEQIAVDQAGFQRLMEVQRSRAREAREAQNIDARIQLDRPVRFIGYDRLEAESTVLALYSGGQGRTEVSEGAEVDLLTAETPFYGESGGQVGDRGYIETARGDRMEVLDTQHPTPLLTVHRGRVRKGRFQVGDVVHLVVDPRHRRRTMLNHSATHILHAVLREELGSHVRQAGSLVAPDRLRFDFSHTGPIPPEKLHAIEEKVNERVRQDAEVRIEETSYEEAVRAGALAFFGEKYGDVVRVVRIGDFSTELCGGTHVRHSGEIGLFKLQGEAGVAAGVRRVEALTGESALDLIRRYEEGLSEIGRLLRSTPEEAVDRVRKLLDRQRELEKELERLREQTSTNRIPDLMAKKQTVNGVGMLVARVDGVDSRQLRELADQLKERIGSGVLVLASAGEHGVNLVACVTPDLVRRYHAGRIVKELASIVGGGGGGRPDFAQAGGKDPDKIHAALERAQELIRSTT, from the coding sequence ATCACTGGAAACGAGGTACGCAAGTCCTTCCTGAGCCATTTTGCCAGGCTCGGCCACACCATCGTCCCGAGCGCGTCGCTCGTGCCGGAAAAGGACCCGACGCTGCTGTTCACCAACGCCGGGATGGTGCAGTTCAAGAACGTTTTTCTCGGCCTTGAGAAGCTGCCTTACGTGCGCGCCGCCAATTCCCAGAAGTGCCTGCGGATCAGCGGCAAGCACAACGACCTCGAGGCCGTAGGGCGCGACACCTATCACCATACGTTCTTCGAGATGCTCGGGAACTGGTCGTTCGGCGACTATTACAAACCGGAGGCGATCGAGTGGGCATGGCAGCTGCTCACCCGCGAATGGGGACTCCCGGTGGACCGGCTCTGGGCGACCGTCTATCTCGAGGACGACGAAGCCGAGAGGCTGTGGTTGCGGATCAGCGGCCTTCCGCCAGAGCGCGTACGCCGTTTCGGCGAAAAGGACAACTTCTGGGAGATGGGCGAAACCGGCCCTTGCGGCCCCTGCAGCGAGATCCACCTCGACCGCGGACCGGAAGCTTGCGATCGAAAGGAGCGGGCGGGCCATGTCTGCCAGCTCAACGGCGACTGCGCCCGCTACATAGAGCTCTGGAATCTCGTCTTCATTCAGTACAACCGCGGCGAGGACGGGCGCCTTTCCGAGCTCCCCGCCAAGCACGTCGATACCGGGATGGGCCTCGAACGGATCACGGCGGTCCTGCAGCACGTGCTGTCGAACTACGACGTCGACTTCCTGCGTGAGCTGATCGCCGCGGCGGAGCGCGTGTCCGGAAGGCGCTACGGCGTCGACCCCGTCGCCGACGTCTCCTTCCGCGTCATCGCCGATCACACGCGCGCCGTGAGCTTCCTGGTCGCCGACGGCGTCCTGCCGAGCAACGAGGGACGAGGGTACGTCCTGCGGCGGCTGCTGCGCCGGGCCGCGCGGCACGGCCGGCTCATCGGGCTCGACGAGCCGTTTCTCTACCGGATCGTTCCGAGTCTCGTCGAGGTCATGGGCGAGGCCTACCCCGAGCTTCGCTCCGAGCAGGCCCGCATCCAGGAGGTGCTCCGCAGCGAGGAGGAGCGCTTTGCCGAGACGCTGGAGAAGGGGCTCGCCCTGCTCGACGAAGCGGTCGCGGCACTCAAACGGGACAACCGAAAGACGCTGCCGGGGGAGGTCGCGTTCCGGCTCTACGATACGTACGGCTTTCCGCTCGATCTTACCGAGGACATCCTGCGGGCCGAACAGATCGCCGTCGACCAGGCGGGCTTTCAGCGGCTTATGGAGGTGCAGCGGAGCCGGGCGCGGGAAGCCCGGGAGGCGCAGAACATCGACGCGCGCATCCAGCTCGACCGCCCGGTGAGATTCATCGGCTACGACCGTCTGGAAGCGGAATCGACCGTGCTCGCTCTCTACTCGGGAGGCCAGGGGAGGACTGAAGTCTCCGAGGGTGCAGAGGTCGACCTGCTCACGGCCGAAACTCCCTTCTACGGCGAGTCCGGCGGGCAGGTCGGCGATCGCGGCTACATCGAAACCGCGCGCGGCGACCGGATGGAAGTGCTCGACACACAGCATCCCACGCCCCTTCTCACCGTGCACCGGGGCCGGGTGCGAAAAGGCCGCTTCCAGGTGGGCGACGTCGTTCACCTGGTCGTCGATCCGAGGCACCGCCGACGCACGATGCTCAACCACTCGGCCACCCATATCCTGCACGCCGTGCTGCGGGAGGAGCTGGGATCGCACGTCCGTCAGGCCGGCTCTCTCGTCGCTCCCGACCGGTTGCGCTTCGACTTCAGCCACACCGGCCCGATCCCGCCGGAGAAGCTGCACGCCATCGAAGAGAAGGTGAACGAGCGGGTCCGCCAGGACGCCGAGGTGCGGATCGAGGAAACCAGCTATGAGGAGGCCGTGCGCGCCGGCGCTCTGGCGTTCTTTGGCGAGAAATACGGCGACGTGGTGCGCGTGGTCAGGATCGGCGATTTCTCCACCGAACTCTGCGGCGGCACCCATGTGCGGCACTCGGGAGAGATCGGCCTGTTCAAGCTCCAGGGCGAAGCCGGGGTTGCGGCCGGCGTGCGCCGGGTGGAGGCGTTGACCGGGGAAAGCGCGCTCGATCTCATCCGCCGCTACGAGGAGGGCCTGAGCGAGATCGGCCGGCTTCTGCGCTCTACCCCCGAGGAGGCGGTCGACCGGGTGCGAAAGCTGCTCGACCGGCAAAGGGAGCTGGAGAAGGAACTCGAGCGCCTGCGCGAGCAGACGAGCACGAATCGCATTCCGGATCTCATGGCCAAGAAGCAAACGGTGAACGGTGTCGGCATGCTGGTGGCGCGGGTCGACGGCGTCGACTCCAGGCAGCTCCGGGAACTGGCGGACCAGCTGAAGGAGCGAATCGGTTCAGGTGTTCTGGTGCTGGCTTCAGCCGGCGAGCACGGCGTCAACCTGGTGGCCTGCGTCACCCCGGATCTGGTGCGCAGGTATCACGCGGGAAGGATCGTCAAGGAGCTTGCCTCTATCGTCGGCGGAGGAGGCGGCGGCCGTCCCGACTTCGCTCAGGCCGGCGGCAAGGACCCGGACAAGATCCACGCTGCCCTGGAACGCGCCCAGGAGCTCATCCGGAGCACGACGTGA
- a CDS encoding secondary thiamine-phosphate synthase enzyme YjbQ, whose product MKITTATLTESTSGFCDVVDITGKVTRLIAREKLRSGVATLFVSGSTAALTTIEHEPGLVRDLKELVEKLIPSNRRYHHDERWNDDNGFSHLRASLFGPSLAIPVEDGRPALGTWQQIVLLDFDNRPRTRQIVVQLIGEAE is encoded by the coding sequence ATGAAGATCACCACTGCCACGCTGACCGAAAGCACCTCCGGATTTTGCGACGTCGTCGACATCACCGGGAAAGTCACGCGGCTGATCGCGCGCGAGAAGCTGCGCTCGGGCGTGGCGACGCTGTTCGTATCGGGCTCGACCGCCGCTCTCACCACGATCGAGCACGAGCCTGGACTGGTCCGCGATCTCAAGGAGCTGGTGGAAAAGCTGATTCCCTCGAACAGGCGCTACCATCATGACGAGCGCTGGAACGACGACAACGGCTTCTCCCACTTGCGTGCGTCGCTTTTCGGGCCGTCACTGGCGATTCCGGTCGAAGACGGCCGTCCGGCGCTCGGAACCTGGCAGCAGATCGTGCTGCTGGACTTCGACAACCGACCGCGGACCCGACAGATCGTCGTTCAACTCATAGGAGAAGCGGAGTGA
- a CDS encoding PhoH family protein, translating to MEEKETAVCGAHAVQTQQLEFQDPRLFRDLLGQHDQHVKIIQHALGVHIRARGSGVEVSGDSVQVDLATRLIKQLYGLLEKGYPVYASDVDYAIRILSADSRTRLQDIFLDTIYISAHKRTITPKSIAQKAYIDAIRRYDIVFGIGPAGTGKTYLAMAMAVAELMKNNYVRIILTRPAVEAGEKLGFLPGDLAEKVNPYLRPLYDALHDMVDFDRAHKLVERGTIEVAPLAFMRGRTLNDSFVILDEAQNTTPEQMKMFLTRLGYGSKAVITGDATQIDLPAGKPSGLKEAVRILKGVHGIRFVTFTEKDVARHHLVQEIIAAYERDERQAGSAENPSREPVS from the coding sequence ATCGAGGAAAAGGAAACCGCCGTTTGCGGCGCGCACGCCGTCCAGACCCAGCAATTGGAGTTCCAGGATCCGCGCCTGTTCCGCGACCTGCTCGGACAGCACGACCAGCACGTCAAGATCATCCAGCACGCCCTCGGCGTCCACATCCGGGCGCGCGGCTCGGGTGTGGAAGTCTCCGGCGACTCGGTCCAGGTCGATCTTGCGACCCGGCTGATCAAGCAGCTTTACGGCCTGCTGGAAAAAGGCTACCCGGTTTACGCCAGCGACGTGGATTACGCGATCCGGATTCTCAGCGCCGACAGCCGCACCAGGCTGCAGGACATTTTTCTCGACACGATCTACATCTCGGCGCACAAGCGAACCATCACGCCCAAGAGCATCGCGCAGAAGGCCTACATCGACGCGATCCGTCGCTACGACATCGTCTTCGGTATCGGCCCGGCGGGAACCGGCAAGACCTATCTGGCCATGGCCATGGCAGTGGCCGAGCTGATGAAGAACAACTACGTGCGCATCATTCTCACCCGACCCGCCGTCGAGGCCGGCGAGAAGCTCGGGTTCCTGCCTGGCGACCTTGCGGAGAAGGTGAACCCTTATCTGCGGCCGCTGTACGACGCGCTCCACGACATGGTCGACTTTGACCGGGCGCACAAGCTCGTCGAGCGCGGCACCATTGAGGTGGCGCCCCTCGCCTTCATGCGGGGCAGAACGCTCAACGACTCGTTCGTGATTCTCGACGAGGCGCAGAACACCACGCCGGAGCAGATGAAGATGTTTCTCACCCGGCTCGGCTACGGCTCGAAGGCGGTCATCACCGGCGATGCGACCCAAATCGACCTCCCTGCGGGGAAGCCTTCCGGGCTGAAGGAAGCGGTGCGCATCCTCAAAGGGGTACACGGAATCCGGTTCGTGACGTTCACGGAAAAAGATGTGGCACGCCACCACCTGGTGCAGGAGATCATAGCGGCCTACGAGCGCGACGAGAGGCAGGCGGGCTCGGCGGAAAACCCGTCCCGCGAGCCCGTCAGCTGA